The following coding sequences lie in one Streptosporangiales bacterium genomic window:
- a CDS encoding serine hydrolase, with translation MAPPFLRAVERAVDPHGRTGPPGASVALAIGDDERATVHSRGSRQVFTDAGELATPLPMTARTVHDMGSVTKVVVTTAALMTYVDAGELGLDDPVRRFLDPWPGAGHLPDVTVADLLHHRAGLWEWWPTYVTASDPDAAMGVVTGLPLRYPPHSGRHYSDLGFMALGRIAEKVGGMSLLYAGSMLVLGPFEMTSARLGGAPRGAEVAAGAPGDVVERHMIETGEPYPVTVSADAFDGWRDRVRRGEVDDGNAYHAFGGVAGHAGLFASATDLLQFGRALLGSLTEDVAWRGEIVRTFFAEGPDPGQALGFRVWTSTVDGRTTTAVGHTGFPGIGFAVFPEFDATLVLLTNRLHRQAPPPPPPFEPLWRETLTGAHAHLLERDS, from the coding sequence GTGGCCCCTCCGTTCCTCCGCGCTGTCGAGCGTGCCGTCGACCCGCACGGTCGCACCGGGCCTCCCGGTGCCAGCGTCGCCCTCGCTATCGGCGACGACGAGCGGGCGACCGTGCACAGTCGGGGCAGCCGTCAGGTCTTCACCGACGCCGGCGAGCTCGCGACGCCGCTCCCGATGACCGCGCGCACCGTGCACGACATGGGCTCGGTCACGAAGGTCGTCGTGACCACAGCGGCACTCATGACGTACGTGGATGCCGGCGAGCTCGGCCTCGACGATCCGGTGCGGCGGTTCCTCGACCCCTGGCCGGGTGCGGGGCACCTGCCGGACGTCACCGTCGCCGATCTGCTCCACCACCGTGCGGGGCTGTGGGAGTGGTGGCCGACCTACGTCACCGCGAGCGATCCGGATGCTGCCATGGGTGTCGTCACCGGACTGCCGCTGCGCTATCCGCCGCACTCCGGCCGGCACTACTCCGACCTCGGCTTCATGGCCCTGGGCCGGATCGCCGAGAAGGTCGGCGGGATGTCGCTGCTCTACGCGGGCTCGATGCTCGTGCTCGGCCCGTTCGAGATGACCTCGGCACGTCTCGGCGGGGCGCCGAGGGGAGCCGAGGTCGCCGCCGGAGCGCCCGGCGACGTGGTCGAGCGGCACATGATCGAGACCGGGGAACCGTACCCCGTCACGGTCTCGGCGGACGCGTTCGACGGCTGGCGGGACCGCGTACGGCGGGGCGAGGTCGACGACGGCAACGCCTACCATGCGTTCGGCGGCGTGGCCGGGCACGCGGGGCTGTTCGCGTCGGCGACGGACCTGCTGCAGTTCGGTCGGGCCCTGCTCGGTTCGCTCACCGAGGACGTCGCGTGGCGAGGCGAGATCGTGCGGACGTTCTTCGCCGAGGGCCCGGATCCGGGGCAAGCGCTCGGGTTCCGCGTCTGGACGTCCACCGTCGATGGGCGTACGACGACGGCGGTGGGCCACACCGGCTTCCCCGGCATCGGGTTCGCGGTGTTCCCCGAGTTCGACGCGACGCTGGTGCTGCTCACCAACCGGCTGCATCGCCAGGCACCGCCGCCGCCCCCGCCGTTCGAACCGCTGTGGCGCGAGACCCTGACCGGTGCGCACGCGCATCTCCTGGAGCGTGACTCATGA
- a CDS encoding ABC transporter substrate-binding protein has product MAPHRRAIAAIACLTTAAALAACAPAGSESAEEKKPSGKFVVARTGDLDKLDPHVATAFQTIDTLSMIYEPLVRVDAKGKLIPALATKWEPSDGGRTMTFTLRKGVKWQNGDPFTSADVKASIDRILDEKTGAVARSNIAVIDEVTTPDDQTAVFELSAPNSALLYALVSVNSAMVHEADVEAGTVDKEPNGTGAFAWKSRNQGQQVLLTGNKDYWGGAPKIGELEFRVIPTESSILSGMRAGTFQLGMLSDPSVAKQAGDKGGDFSVVKEAALSYHTLMLNGRRGPLKDVRVRQAIACAIDRQEVVDTAAFGDGRVTGPITSPAFPYDATDGLPCEPGDTAAAKKLLADAGHTDDVKLRTIVQTGEYATAVAEGQNLQAQLKKIGVTLELDQLSTDPFVTAWLEADFDASVALNGGSYDPYLMYGRYFTEGGSLAKAAGLDSKRLHSLLSKGNATTDEATRTSTYRQLQERLLEESPWVWLFRGDNYYLVGKDVKGFEARPDGSLFSLTTTSVG; this is encoded by the coding sequence ATGGCTCCGCACCGCCGCGCGATCGCCGCGATCGCCTGTCTCACCACCGCGGCCGCCCTCGCCGCCTGCGCACCCGCCGGGTCCGAGTCGGCCGAGGAGAAGAAGCCGTCCGGGAAGTTCGTCGTCGCCCGCACCGGCGACCTCGACAAGCTCGACCCGCACGTCGCCACGGCGTTCCAGACCATCGACACGCTGAGCATGATCTACGAGCCGCTCGTCCGCGTCGACGCGAAGGGCAAGCTGATCCCCGCGCTCGCGACGAAGTGGGAGCCGTCCGACGGCGGGCGCACGATGACCTTCACGCTCCGCAAGGGCGTGAAGTGGCAGAACGGCGACCCGTTCACGTCCGCGGACGTGAAGGCGAGCATCGACCGCATCCTCGACGAGAAGACCGGAGCGGTCGCCAGGTCCAACATCGCGGTCATCGACGAGGTGACCACGCCCGACGACCAGACCGCCGTCTTCGAGCTCTCCGCGCCGAACAGCGCCCTGCTCTACGCCCTCGTGTCGGTGAACTCAGCGATGGTCCACGAGGCCGACGTCGAAGCTGGCACCGTCGACAAGGAGCCGAACGGCACGGGCGCCTTCGCCTGGAAGTCGCGCAACCAGGGTCAGCAGGTGCTGCTCACCGGCAACAAGGACTACTGGGGTGGGGCGCCGAAGATCGGCGAGCTCGAGTTCCGGGTGATCCCGACCGAGTCGTCGATCCTGTCCGGCATGCGCGCGGGCACGTTCCAGCTCGGCATGCTCTCCGACCCGAGCGTTGCGAAGCAGGCAGGCGACAAGGGCGGCGACTTCAGCGTCGTCAAGGAGGCGGCACTCTCGTACCACACGCTGATGCTCAACGGCCGCCGCGGACCGCTGAAGGACGTCCGGGTGCGGCAGGCGATCGCGTGCGCGATCGACCGGCAGGAGGTCGTCGACACGGCGGCGTTCGGCGACGGACGCGTCACCGGACCGATCACCAGCCCGGCGTTCCCGTACGACGCGACCGACGGCCTGCCGTGCGAGCCGGGCGACACGGCCGCGGCGAAGAAGCTGCTCGCGGACGCCGGCCACACCGACGACGTGAAGCTGCGGACGATCGTGCAGACCGGCGAGTACGCGACGGCCGTGGCGGAAGGGCAGAACCTGCAGGCACAGCTGAAGAAGATCGGCGTGACGCTGGAGCTCGACCAGCTCAGCACCGACCCCTTCGTCACGGCATGGCTCGAGGCCGACTTCGACGCCTCCGTCGCCCTCAACGGCGGCAGCTACGACCCGTACCTGATGTACGGCCGCTACTTCACCGAGGGCGGCAGCCTCGCCAAGGCCGCCGGCCTCGACTCCAAGAGACTGCACTCGTTGCTGTCCAAGGGCAACGCGACCACTGACGAGGCGACGCGTACGTCCACGTATCGACAGCTGCAGGAGCGACTGCTCGAGGAGTCGCCGTGGGTGTGGTTGTTCCGCGGCGACAACTACTACCTGGTGGGCAAGGACGTGAAGGGCTTCGAGGCCCGTCCCGACGGGTCGCTGTTCTCGCTCACCACGACGTCGGTGGGCTGA
- a CDS encoding ABC transporter permease subunit: MWRWAARRLLGTALTLAGVTVVVFLVLRAIPGDAITAALGIESGTLTDAQRVALERYYGLDKSLLGQFATWVLALLQGNLGVSLSTGIPVAELIGSALPVTVELAVVATLIGTPVGVAMGVLAASGPGRARDGLTQGAGLLGLALPEFVLATLVVAVLAEAFGYFPDTGTFVPLTENVGGNLSQILYPALVLSIGLAANVMRTTRSAYADVVESDFVRTARGKGVREGRIRGVHVLRNASVPIVTLAGIQFGYLLGGTVIIEQVFALPGLGRLLFTAINDRDYPTVQSTVLVVAIGFVLVNLLVDLLYRVIDPRTTEAGA; the protein is encoded by the coding sequence ATGTGGCGCTGGGCGGCCCGCCGGCTGCTCGGCACGGCGCTGACGCTCGCGGGCGTCACCGTCGTGGTGTTCCTCGTGCTGCGCGCGATCCCCGGCGACGCCATCACGGCGGCGCTCGGCATCGAGTCAGGCACGCTCACCGACGCGCAACGCGTGGCACTCGAGCGTTACTACGGGCTCGACAAGTCGCTGCTCGGGCAGTTCGCGACGTGGGTGCTCGCGTTGCTGCAGGGCAACCTCGGCGTCTCGCTGAGCACCGGCATCCCGGTCGCCGAGCTGATCGGGTCCGCGTTACCGGTGACCGTCGAGCTCGCCGTCGTCGCCACGCTCATCGGCACGCCGGTCGGCGTCGCGATGGGCGTGCTCGCGGCGAGCGGCCCTGGTCGGGCGCGCGACGGCCTCACGCAGGGCGCCGGACTGCTCGGCCTCGCCCTCCCTGAGTTCGTCCTCGCCACGCTCGTGGTCGCCGTGCTCGCGGAGGCGTTCGGCTACTTCCCCGACACCGGCACGTTCGTGCCGCTGACGGAGAACGTCGGCGGCAACCTGAGCCAGATCCTCTACCCGGCCCTGGTGCTGTCCATCGGGCTCGCGGCCAACGTCATGCGCACGACGCGGTCCGCGTACGCCGACGTCGTGGAATCCGACTTCGTCCGCACCGCGCGCGGCAAGGGCGTCCGCGAGGGCAGGATCCGTGGCGTGCACGTGCTGCGCAACGCGTCCGTGCCGATCGTGACGCTGGCCGGCATCCAGTTCGGCTACCTGCTCGGCGGCACCGTCATCATCGAGCAGGTCTTCGCGCTGCCCGGCCTCGGCCGGTTGCTGTTCACCGCGATCAACGACCGCGACTACCCGACCGTGCAGAGCACCGTGCTCGTCGTCGCGATCGGGTTCGTCCTCGTCAACCTGCTCGTCGACCTGCTGTACCGGGTCATCGACCCGCGGACGACGGAGGCGGGCGCATGA
- a CDS encoding ABC transporter permease subunit, whose protein sequence is MSTTLPTAADLVETPLRGWRSLVAGVWADRNGRIGVLVLAALVLLAVAGVTGLLPYAPTDQNPAIRMQGPSGAHWFGTDQFGRDIAVRTFVGIATSLRVAFVSVALACLIGAVLGVTAGFFRGWWDQVVSRIGEVLFAFPAILLALAVITALGRGWFNTAIAIAVVYTPIFVRVSRGPTLTVARSEYVKAGRVLGLPLSRLLLRHVLPGVAAPIVVQVTLALSWAILTESALSFLGLGTQPPDPSLGLMVSDARNVVAIAWWSMAFPAAAVVLAVVGLNLTGDGLRAALDPRARR, encoded by the coding sequence ATGAGCACCACGCTCCCCACCGCCGCAGATCTCGTCGAGACCCCGCTGCGCGGCTGGCGGTCCCTGGTCGCCGGCGTGTGGGCCGACCGCAACGGCCGCATCGGCGTGCTGGTCCTCGCCGCCCTCGTGCTCCTCGCCGTCGCCGGCGTCACCGGCCTGCTGCCGTACGCGCCCACCGACCAGAACCCGGCGATCCGGATGCAGGGTCCGTCGGGTGCGCACTGGTTCGGCACCGACCAGTTCGGCCGCGACATCGCCGTGCGAACGTTCGTGGGCATCGCGACGTCGCTGCGCGTCGCGTTCGTCTCCGTCGCGCTCGCGTGCCTGATCGGCGCGGTGCTCGGCGTCACGGCCGGGTTCTTCCGCGGCTGGTGGGACCAGGTCGTCAGCCGGATCGGCGAGGTGCTCTTCGCCTTCCCCGCGATCCTGCTCGCGCTGGCGGTCATCACCGCGCTCGGCCGCGGTTGGTTCAACACGGCCATCGCGATCGCGGTCGTCTACACGCCGATCTTCGTCCGGGTCTCGCGCGGGCCGACGCTCACCGTGGCGCGGTCGGAGTACGTCAAGGCGGGACGCGTGCTCGGGCTGCCGCTCTCGCGCCTGCTGCTGCGTCACGTCCTGCCCGGCGTGGCCGCGCCGATCGTCGTGCAGGTCACGCTGGCGCTGTCGTGGGCGATCCTCACCGAGTCCGCGCTGTCGTTCCTCGGGCTCGGCACCCAGCCGCCCGACCCGAGCCTCGGCCTGATGGTGTCCGACGCGCGCAACGTCGTCGCGATCGCGTGGTGGTCGATGGCGTTCCCGGCCGCCGCGGTCGTCCTCGCCGTCGTCGGGCTCAACCTCACCGGCGACGGCCTGCGCGCCGCGCTCGACCCACGGGCGCGGCGATGA
- a CDS encoding ATP-binding cassette domain-containing protein — MIPATVDTEVLRVEGLRTAVGDPAVEVVRGVDLAVAAGETVGVVGESGSGKSLTALSVAGLLPDGVRVTGGSVRLEGREVLHLPETERRPLRGRTVGMVYQDPMTSLNPLMRVGRQIAEGLTAHGWTAQDARARTREVLAEVGMPSPDRVVRSYPHQLSGGMRQRVLIASALAARPRLLIADEPTTALDVTIQRQIVELVRRLRDEYGLAVVWITHDLGVVARVADRILVMYAGRVVEEATTRALFAAPHHPYAEGLLRSIPPMRGAEREPLPQIGGIPVVPSRLPTGCPLGPRCPQRVDRCDEEPPLLDRGESRAACWVPREEWL, encoded by the coding sequence ATGATCCCGGCGACCGTGGACACCGAGGTGCTCCGCGTCGAGGGCCTGCGTACCGCGGTGGGCGATCCCGCCGTCGAGGTCGTCCGCGGCGTCGACCTCGCCGTTGCCGCGGGCGAGACCGTGGGCGTGGTCGGCGAGTCCGGCTCGGGCAAGTCGCTCACCGCACTGTCGGTCGCCGGCCTGTTGCCCGATGGCGTACGGGTGACCGGCGGGTCGGTGCGGTTGGAGGGCCGCGAGGTGCTGCACCTGCCCGAGACCGAGCGGCGGCCGTTGCGCGGACGGACGGTCGGCATGGTCTACCAGGACCCGATGACGTCGCTGAACCCGTTGATGCGCGTCGGCCGGCAGATCGCCGAGGGCCTCACCGCGCACGGATGGACGGCGCAGGACGCGCGCGCCCGTACCCGCGAGGTGCTCGCCGAGGTCGGCATGCCGTCGCCCGACCGCGTGGTGCGCTCGTACCCCCACCAGCTGTCGGGCGGCATGCGCCAGCGGGTGCTCATCGCCTCGGCACTGGCGGCGCGACCGCGGCTGCTCATCGCCGACGAGCCCACCACCGCGCTCGACGTGACGATCCAGCGGCAGATCGTCGAGCTGGTGCGTCGGCTCCGCGACGAGTACGGACTCGCGGTCGTCTGGATCACCCACGACCTCGGCGTGGTGGCGCGGGTCGCCGACCGCATCCTCGTCATGTACGCGGGGCGCGTGGTCGAGGAGGCGACGACACGTGCGCTGTTCGCCGCGCCGCACCACCCGTACGCCGAGGGCCTGCTGCGCTCGATCCCGCCGATGCGCGGCGCCGAGCGGGAGCCGTTGCCGCAGATCGGCGGCATACCCGTCGTGCCGTCGCGGCTGCCCACCGGGTGCCCGCTCGGTCCGCGGTGCCCGCAGCGCGTCGACCGTTGCGACGAGGAGCCGCCGCTCCTCGACCGCGGGGAGAGCAGGGCGGCGTGCTGGGTGCCGCGCGAGGAGTGGCTGTGA
- a CDS encoding ATP-binding cassette domain-containing protein, with protein sequence MIEVRDLVKRYTVPGRGTVRALAGVSFDVARGETLGLVGESGCGKSTTAQLLVRLERPTSGTIRIAGEDVAHARGARLRRLRRTVQLVFQDPYASLNPRMRVGTAIEEVLAVHDASTTAASRRARVAELLGLVGLPASTADRLPGRLSGGQRQRVGIARALAVRPDVLVLDEPVSALDVSVRAEVMNLVARLRDELGLTCVFISHDLGMVRHIADRIAVMYLGEIVELGSWRTVSDEPLHPYARALQEAVPVADPAAEAAWSARPLAGEVPDAAHPPTGCTFHPRCPLAEDVCRTTAPPLLPVDTGDGEEHLVACHVVARTHGSSD encoded by the coding sequence ATGATCGAGGTGCGCGACCTGGTCAAGCGCTACACCGTGCCCGGGCGGGGCACGGTGCGCGCGCTCGCGGGCGTGAGCTTCGACGTGGCGCGCGGCGAGACTCTCGGGCTGGTCGGCGAGAGCGGATGCGGCAAGTCGACGACGGCGCAGCTGCTCGTCCGCCTCGAGCGGCCGACGTCCGGCACGATCCGGATCGCCGGCGAGGACGTCGCGCACGCGCGCGGGGCGCGGCTGCGGCGGCTGCGGCGCACGGTCCAGCTGGTGTTCCAGGACCCGTACGCGTCGCTCAACCCGCGGATGCGCGTCGGCACCGCGATCGAGGAGGTGCTGGCGGTCCACGACGCGTCGACGACCGCGGCGTCCCGTCGCGCGCGGGTGGCGGAGCTGCTCGGCCTGGTCGGGCTGCCGGCGTCGACGGCCGACCGGCTGCCCGGCCGGCTCTCCGGCGGTCAGCGGCAGCGCGTCGGCATCGCCCGCGCCCTCGCGGTACGACCCGACGTGCTCGTGCTCGACGAGCCGGTCTCGGCACTCGACGTGTCGGTGCGCGCCGAGGTGATGAACCTGGTCGCACGGCTGCGCGACGAGCTCGGCCTCACGTGCGTCTTCATCTCCCACGACCTCGGCATGGTGCGCCACATTGCCGACCGGATCGCGGTCATGTACCTGGGCGAGATCGTGGAGCTCGGCTCCTGGCGCACCGTCTCTGACGAGCCGCTCCACCCGTACGCCCGCGCCCTGCAGGAGGCCGTCCCCGTCGCCGACCCGGCGGCCGAGGCGGCCTGGTCGGCACGCCCGCTCGCCGGCGAGGTACCCGACGCCGCCCACCCGCCGACGGGCTGCACCTTCCACCCGCGCTGCCCGCTCGCCGAGGACGTCTGCCGGACGACGGCGCCCCCGTTGCTGCCCGTCGACACCGGCGACGGCGAGGAGCACCTCGTCGCCTGCCACGTCGTCGCCCGCACCCACGGATCGTCGGACTGA
- a CDS encoding long-chain-fatty-acid--CoA ligase, whose product MTGAADTWYTPLTPLAFLGRSAEVFADKTAIAYGDRRQTYAEFGGEATRLAHALRASGIGPGDRVAYLLPNIPEMLVAHFGVSLAGAVLVAINTRLAPEEVRHICDHSGARMLVVDAGLHPTVAPVVGRLATVEEVVTVVDPASGCAPDPAVSGPSYEELLARGDDRPLPWAVDDERSTISINYTSGTTGQPKGVMYHHRGAYLNALAEAVHSRHTPESVYLWTLPMFHCNGWCTTWGVTAVGGTHVCLRAVDPAEIWRLLDTEGITHLNGAPTVLVSIANAKQAHPFGREIVVTTAGAAPSPTVIARMEDLGARIVHVYGLTETYGPYSVCEWQQGWPRLDVADRARLLARQGVGMVSTDGIRVVDPETMLDVPRDGETIGEAVMRGNNVMSGYFDDAEATAEAFRGGWFHSGDLGVWHADGYVELRDRAKDIIVSGGENISTIEVERAIDSHPTVLEVAVVGVPDEKWGERPKAFVVLREGAAATRDEIVDHVRGRLARYKAPDSVEFVDALPKTSTGKIQKFQLRDRERPQ is encoded by the coding sequence ATGACGGGCGCAGCCGACACCTGGTACACCCCGCTCACGCCGCTGGCGTTCCTCGGCCGCAGCGCCGAGGTGTTCGCAGACAAGACGGCAATCGCGTACGGCGACCGGCGCCAGACGTACGCCGAGTTCGGCGGCGAGGCCACGCGTCTCGCCCACGCGCTGCGCGCGAGCGGGATCGGGCCGGGCGACCGGGTCGCGTACCTGCTGCCGAACATCCCGGAGATGCTGGTCGCACACTTCGGGGTGTCACTGGCAGGTGCCGTGCTCGTGGCGATCAACACCAGGCTGGCGCCCGAGGAGGTCCGCCACATCTGCGACCACTCGGGTGCGCGGATGCTGGTGGTCGACGCCGGGCTGCACCCCACCGTCGCGCCGGTGGTCGGCCGCCTCGCCACGGTGGAGGAGGTCGTCACCGTGGTCGACCCCGCCTCGGGGTGCGCTCCCGACCCGGCCGTCAGCGGTCCCTCGTACGAGGAGCTGCTCGCCCGCGGCGACGACCGCCCGCTGCCGTGGGCCGTCGACGACGAGCGGTCGACGATCTCGATCAACTACACCTCGGGCACGACGGGGCAGCCCAAGGGCGTGATGTACCACCATCGCGGCGCGTACCTCAACGCACTCGCCGAGGCCGTCCACTCCCGGCACACCCCCGAGTCGGTCTACCTGTGGACGCTGCCGATGTTCCACTGCAACGGCTGGTGCACCACGTGGGGCGTCACCGCCGTCGGCGGTACGCACGTGTGCCTGCGGGCGGTGGACCCCGCCGAGATCTGGCGACTGCTCGACACGGAGGGCATCACCCACCTCAACGGCGCACCCACCGTGCTCGTCTCGATCGCGAACGCGAAGCAGGCGCACCCGTTCGGCCGCGAGATCGTCGTGACGACCGCCGGCGCAGCACCGAGCCCGACGGTCATCGCGCGGATGGAGGACCTCGGCGCGCGGATCGTGCACGTGTACGGCCTCACCGAGACTTACGGTCCGTACTCGGTCTGCGAGTGGCAGCAGGGCTGGCCGCGCCTCGACGTGGCCGACCGGGCGAGGCTGCTCGCCCGGCAGGGTGTGGGCATGGTGTCGACCGACGGGATCCGCGTCGTCGACCCCGAGACCATGCTCGACGTGCCGCGCGACGGCGAGACGATCGGCGAGGCCGTCATGCGCGGCAACAACGTCATGTCCGGCTACTTCGACGACGCCGAGGCGACCGCGGAGGCGTTCCGCGGCGGCTGGTTCCACTCCGGCGATCTCGGCGTCTGGCACGCGGACGGGTACGTCGAGCTGCGCGACCGGGCCAAGGACATCATCGTCTCCGGCGGCGAGAACATCTCGACGATCGAGGTGGAACGCGCGATCGACTCCCACCCCACGGTCCTCGAGGTGGCCGTCGTGGGCGTGCCGGACGAGAAGTGGGGAGAACGGCCCAAGGCGTTCGTCGTACTCCGCGAGGGCGCCGCCGCGACGAGGGACGAGATCGTCGACCACGTCCGCGGCCGGCTCGCCAGGTACAAGGCGCCGGACAGCGTCGAGTTCGTCGACGCGCTGCCGAAGACGTCGACCGGCAAGATCCAGAAGTTCCAGCTCCGCGACCGCGAACGACCGCAGTAG
- a CDS encoding iron chelate uptake ABC transporter family permease subunit: MSVVAPPSAQEPPSTPDSPLAGPRRRLTLGLLACAVVLVATSVASVAIGTENVAPHEVWSALTHYTDRGNEWIVRDLRVPRTVLAIVVGVAIGLSASLIQAVTRNPLADAQVLGVNSGASLCVVWAISFLGAQRITDYLWFAFAGAMAGIVIVYLVSSLSRAAGNPVQMLLAGVALGAIMDGANFTVRLHDPRAFDAMRFWDTGALDERPLSVTAVVAPFVVVGMILCFAVSRSLNVVAMGDDLATAMGGRLRRTRVTALVAVTLLAGAATAACGPIGFIGLMVPHIVRRLTGPDWRWIMAYSTMVGPSLLLVADVVGRLIIRPSELPAGIVTAFIGAPVLIWLIRRESARAGR; the protein is encoded by the coding sequence ATGTCCGTGGTCGCGCCTCCTTCCGCGCAGGAGCCGCCGAGTACCCCGGACTCCCCACTGGCAGGCCCGCGCCGGCGACTGACCCTCGGCCTGCTGGCGTGCGCGGTGGTCCTCGTCGCCACCAGCGTGGCCAGCGTGGCGATCGGTACCGAGAATGTCGCGCCCCACGAGGTGTGGAGCGCGCTGACGCACTACACCGACCGCGGGAACGAGTGGATCGTCCGCGACCTGCGGGTCCCGCGAACCGTGCTCGCAATCGTCGTCGGGGTCGCGATCGGGCTCAGCGCATCGTTGATCCAGGCGGTCACCCGTAACCCCCTGGCCGACGCCCAGGTGCTCGGCGTGAACTCCGGCGCCAGCCTGTGCGTCGTCTGGGCGATCTCTTTCCTCGGCGCCCAGCGGATCACCGACTATCTCTGGTTCGCCTTCGCCGGGGCGATGGCGGGTATCGTCATCGTCTACCTCGTCAGCTCGCTGAGTCGTGCGGCGGGCAATCCGGTGCAGATGCTGCTGGCGGGCGTGGCCCTGGGCGCGATCATGGACGGGGCGAACTTCACCGTCCGCCTGCATGATCCGCGGGCATTCGACGCCATGCGCTTCTGGGATACCGGAGCCCTGGACGAACGTCCGTTGTCGGTCACCGCTGTCGTCGCGCCGTTCGTCGTGGTCGGCATGATCCTCTGCTTCGCCGTGAGCCGTTCGCTCAACGTGGTGGCGATGGGCGACGACCTGGCGACGGCCATGGGTGGTCGCCTACGCCGTACCCGGGTCACGGCTCTGGTCGCCGTCACCTTGCTGGCGGGGGCCGCCACCGCGGCCTGCGGCCCGATCGGCTTCATCGGGCTGATGGTCCCGCACATCGTGCGCCGGCTGACCGGGCCCGACTGGCGCTGGATCATGGCCTACAGCACGATGGTGGGCCCCTCGCTCCTGTTGGTCGCCGATGTGGTGGGCCGCCTGATCATCCGTCCGTCGGAACTGCCGGCCGGCATCGTCACCGCCTTCATCGGTGCACCGGTGCTGATCTGGTTGATCCGCCGGGAGTCGGCGCGAGCGGGCCGATGA
- a CDS encoding iron chelate uptake ABC transporter family permease subunit, with translation MRTARPRATAHPGSGRGSDTAIAWRHRQFVLRVGGRSVRVSHRALVATVTSVVAAAVLAVFALGAGEFPVSPGKVISVLIGTDDSFARVVVLEWRMPRIVSALIIGAALGMAGAIFQTLTRNPLGSPDIIGFNVGAYTGALVVIATIGRDYARTAVGALLGGLAVATVVYLLSRKRGTVHGVRLIVVGIAVSAVMSSVNQWIIVKIDLHAATTAAVWAQGTLNGLDWAQAVPLGICFVLVTVLLGLTGPSLTIMQMGDDAAGALGLRTERVRAHFFVLGVALVALAAAAAGPISFVALAAPQIARRLTSGPGVGMTSSAVTGAVLLLASDLIALRALAPTELPVGAVTVCLGGAYLVFLLVTQGRRRAR, from the coding sequence ATGAGGACTGCACGACCGCGGGCGACCGCCCACCCGGGATCGGGCAGGGGAAGCGACACGGCCATCGCGTGGCGCCACCGACAGTTCGTCCTGCGGGTCGGCGGCCGCTCGGTCCGGGTCAGTCACCGCGCCCTGGTGGCGACCGTGACCTCGGTCGTCGCTGCGGCCGTGCTCGCCGTCTTCGCGCTCGGCGCAGGCGAGTTCCCCGTCTCGCCGGGCAAGGTGATCTCGGTGCTGATCGGCACGGACGACTCGTTCGCCCGCGTGGTGGTGCTGGAGTGGCGGATGCCACGCATCGTCAGCGCGCTGATCATCGGGGCGGCGCTCGGGATGGCCGGAGCGATCTTCCAGACGCTCACCCGCAACCCGCTCGGCAGCCCGGACATCATCGGTTTCAACGTCGGCGCCTACACCGGCGCCCTGGTGGTGATCGCCACCATCGGTCGTGACTACGCCCGCACCGCGGTCGGCGCGCTCCTCGGTGGGCTCGCGGTGGCGACCGTGGTCTACCTGCTGTCTCGCAAGCGGGGCACCGTCCACGGGGTGCGGTTGATCGTCGTCGGCATCGCCGTGAGCGCCGTGATGAGCTCGGTCAACCAGTGGATCATCGTCAAGATCGACCTGCACGCCGCCACCACGGCAGCGGTGTGGGCGCAGGGCACGCTCAACGGGCTCGACTGGGCCCAGGCCGTCCCCCTGGGGATCTGCTTCGTCCTGGTCACCGTGTTGCTCGGGCTCACCGGTCCGTCCCTGACCATCATGCAGATGGGCGACGACGCGGCCGGAGCACTCGGCCTGCGCACCGAACGCGTCCGGGCCCACTTCTTCGTGCTCGGCGTCGCTCTCGTGGCACTCGCCGCCGCGGCGGCCGGACCGATCTCCTTCGTCGCCCTGGCGGCACCACAGATCGCCCGGCGGCTGACCTCCGGCCCCGGCGTGGGAATGACGTCGTCCGCGGTCACCGGTGCCGTCCTGCTCCTGGCGAGCGACCTCATCGCGCTCCGCGCCCTCGCCCCCACGGAGTTGCCGGTCGGAGCCGTCACGGTCTGCCTGGGTGGCGCCTATCTGGTCTTCCTGCTCGTCACCCAAGGACGACGGCGTGCCCGATGA